A single Uloborus diversus isolate 005 chromosome 7, Udiv.v.3.1, whole genome shotgun sequence DNA region contains:
- the LOC129226750 gene encoding NPC intracellular cholesterol transporter 2-like produces MWEEFAYFHEGYGSSKTGQIKEVYLSGCEDSDVCEVKRGETYTSRLTFESLTESESLKAVVHGTINGVTTQYPIPNSDVCQEEGVDCPIESGKIYTYGNEIEVRKAYPSVRVDVKFQLKDASNNDVVCLILPVKIV; encoded by the exons ATGTGGGAAGAATTCGCATACTTCCATGAGG GTTATGGAA GTTCAAAAACAGGACAAATTAAAGAGGTTTATTTAAGCGGCTGTGAAGACAGCGAcgtctgtgaggtaaaacgtgGTGAAACCTATACTTCTAGACTAACTTTTGAATCTT TGACCGAAAGTGAGTCTTTGAAGGCGGTGGTCCATGGAACCATTAATGGAGTTACCACGCAATATCCAATTCCAAACTCGGATGTATGTCAAGAGGAAGGCGTCGATTGCCCGATTGAATCCGGAAAGATATACACCTATGGAAATGAAATCGAAGTTCGCAAGGCGTATCCTTCC GTTCGTGTTGACGTGAAATTTCAACTTAAAGATGCAAGCAACAACGATGTCGTATGTCTAATTCTCCCTGTTAAAATTGTCTAA